From one Caldichromatium japonicum genomic stretch:
- a CDS encoding P-II family nitrogen regulator, whose translation MKLVSAIIKPFKLDDVREALADLSVSGITVTEVKGFGRQKGHTELYRGAEYVVDFLPKIKVEVAVEDALVDPVIEAITKAARTGKIGDGKIFVFDLVHVVRIRTGETGADAL comes from the coding sequence ATGAAATTGGTCTCAGCCATCATCAAACCCTTCAAGCTCGACGATGTCCGCGAGGCGCTCGCCGACCTGAGTGTCTCAGGAATCACGGTCACCGAGGTCAAGGGATTTGGCCGGCAAAAGGGTCACACCGAACTGTATCGCGGTGCCGAGTATGTCGTGGACTTTCTCCCCAAGATCAAGGTCGAGGTGGCCGTGGAGGATGCCCTGGTCGATCCGGTGATCGAAGCCATCACCAAGGCGGCGCGCACCGGCAAGATCGGCGACGGCAAGATCTTTGTTTTTGATCTAGTCCATGTCGTGCGTATCCGCACCGGCGAGACCGGTGCAGACGCCCTCTAA
- a CDS encoding TorF family putative porin, with amino-acid sequence MKTSLRVIGACGLLGMGPLLPLEAFAEGPHTISANIGAVSNYIWRGISQTDDGPAIQGGLDYQHQSGFSAGTWVSNVDFGDGTNYELDLYAGFGGTINDDLSYALKLTYYAYPDGRDLNFAELGASTTYRWLTLGIDYTFYGQADDAPGVADDEATFIEGDLHYRAALDFELPYELGLGLHGGYYDFRYNDGGNDYAYWGISLSRKAGDFGTFSLNYDQVGRDTYDDDPKVWVGWLKAF; translated from the coding sequence ATGAAGACATCGTTGAGGGTCATAGGGGCCTGCGGACTGCTGGGCATGGGTCCCCTACTCCCCCTGGAAGCCTTCGCCGAAGGTCCGCATACGATCAGCGCCAATATCGGTGCGGTGAGCAACTATATCTGGCGCGGTATCAGCCAGACCGACGATGGACCTGCGATTCAGGGTGGTCTGGATTATCAACATCAGAGTGGTTTTTCAGCGGGGACCTGGGTCTCGAACGTCGATTTTGGCGACGGGACCAACTATGAACTGGATCTCTATGCCGGTTTCGGCGGCACAATCAACGATGACCTGAGCTATGCGCTCAAGCTCACCTATTACGCCTATCCCGACGGGCGCGACCTCAATTTTGCCGAACTCGGGGCCAGCACAACCTATCGATGGCTGACGCTGGGCATCGATTACACCTTCTATGGACAGGCCGATGACGCTCCCGGGGTCGCCGATGATGAGGCCACCTTTATCGAGGGAGACCTGCATTATCGGGCCGCCCTGGATTTCGAGCTGCCCTATGAGCTGGGCCTTGGCCTGCATGGAGGCTATTACGACTTCCGCTATAACGACGGCGGCAATGACTATGCCTATTGGGGCATCTCATTGAGCCGCAAGGCGGGCGATTTCGGTACCTTCAGCCTGAACTATGACCAGGTCGGACGGGATACATACGACGATGATCCCAAGGTCTGGGTCGGCTGGCTCAAAGCGTTCTAA
- a CDS encoding accessory factor UbiK family protein has translation MLAPKHFEDLIQRLSATLPRGIQVMQDDLDRNLRAGLEAALARLDLVTREEFEVQAAVLARTRAKLKALEKRVAKLEQALAGHGAHVD, from the coding sequence ATGTTAGCTCCCAAACACTTTGAAGACCTTATTCAGCGGCTCTCGGCGACCTTGCCCAGAGGGATCCAGGTCATGCAAGATGATCTAGACCGCAACCTACGCGCGGGTCTGGAGGCGGCCTTGGCGAGGCTCGATCTGGTCACGCGCGAGGAATTTGAGGTCCAGGCGGCGGTGCTGGCCCGTACCCGCGCCAAGCTCAAGGCACTGGAGAAACGGGTGGCCAAGCTGGAGCAGGCGCTGGCCGGGCACGGCGCGCACGTTGACTGA